From Canis aureus isolate CA01 chromosome 7, VMU_Caureus_v.1.0, whole genome shotgun sequence, a single genomic window includes:
- the SMIM40 gene encoding small integral membrane protein 40: MAEEEGDVDEEDVFLAFAQGPCPPRSPFRRALDKAFLVFLFLILTLLTLEAVCKLLWLLPWTKFGDWLLRTPQKEEELEL; this comes from the coding sequence ATGGCTGAGGAGGAAGGTGATGTGGACGAGGAGGATGTGTTCCTGGCATTTGCCCAGGGTCCCTGTCCTCCAAGGAGTCCCTTCCGTAGGGCCTTGGACAAAGCCTTCCTTGTCTTCCTGTTTCTCATCCTGACACTACTGACACTGGAGGCTGTTTGTAAGCTGCTGTGGCTGCTACCATGGACAAAGTTTGGGGACTGGCTCCTGAGAACAcctcagaaggaggaggagctggaatTGTGA
- the DAXX gene encoding death domain-associated protein 6 isoform X1, producing the protein MATANSIIVLDDDDEDEAAAQPGPSHPPPNPASPQAEAPGSSQPHGAGGSSSSGGKKCYKLENEKLFEEFLELCKMQTADHPEVVPFLYNRQQRAHSLFLASAEFCNILSRVLSRAQSRPAKLYVYINELCTVLKAHSAKKKLNLAPAATSSEPSGNNPPTDPSSDPTNAETTASEAPRTRGSRRQIQRLEQLLALYVAEIRRLQEKELDLSELDDPDSTYLQEARLKRKLIRLFGRLCELKDCSSLTGRVIEQRIPYRGTRYPEVNRRIERLINKPGPDTFPDYGDVLRAVEKAAARHSLGLPRQQLQLMAQDAFRDVGIRLQERRHLDLIYNFGCHLTDDYRPGIDPALSDPALARRLRENRSLAMSRLDEVISKYAMMQDKSEEGERQKRRARLPQATSSHSTDPLKASLDSGEGPSGMASQECPTTSKPETDDEEDEESEEEEEEEEEEEEEATDSEEEEDLEQMQEGQGDDEEEEEEEEEEAGQDGDKSPMSPPRISTEKNLEPSKGISRSMGEQQNKEFTVSPSSEEPLAPSSIDAESNGENLEELLLEEESPISQLFELEIEALPLDTTPSPEERDISSSRKQSEEPLTTVLENGAAMVTSTSFNGGVSPHTWGDSCPPCKKSRKEKETGAEPLGNSYVERQRSVHEKNGRKIPTLPSPPSPLTSMAPVADSSTRVDSPSHGLVTSSLCSASQARLSQTPHSQPSRPGTYKMSVATQCDPEEIIVLSDSD; encoded by the exons ATGGCCACCGCTAACAGCATCATCGTGCTGGATGATGATGACGAAGATGAAGCAGCTGCTCAGCCAgggccctcccacccaccccccaatccGGCCTCACCCCAGGCAGAAGCCCCTGGCTCCTCCCAGCCCCATGGGGCTGGAGGAAGCAGTAGTTCTGGCGGCAAGAAATGCTACAAGTTGGAGAATGAGAAGCTGTTTGAAGAG TTCCTTGAACTCTGTAAGATGCAGACAGCAGACCACCCTGAGGTGGTCCCATTCCTCTATAACCGGCAGCAGCGTGCCCACTCTCTGTTTTTGGCTTCGGCGGAGTTCTGCAACATCCTCTCTCGGGTCCTATCCCGGGCCCAGAGCCGGCCAGCTAAGCTCTATGTCTACATTAATGAGCTCTGCACTGTTCTCAAGGCCCATTCAGCCAAGAAGAAGCTGAACCTGGCCCCTGCTGCCACCTCTAGTGAACCCTCTGGGAATAACCCTCCCACAGACCCCTCCTCGGACCCCACAAATGCCGAGACCACTGCCTCTGAGGCACCAAGGACCCGTGGTTCCCGGCGGCAGATCCAGCGCTTGGAGCAGCTGCTAGCGCTCTATGTGGCAGAGATCCGGCGGCTGCAGGAAAAAGAGTTGGATCTCTCAGAATTGGACGACCCAGACTCCACATACCTGCAGGAGGCAAGGTTGAAGCGTAAGCTGATCCGCCTCTTTGGGCGGCTTTGTGAGCTCAAAGACTGCTCTTCCCTGACGGGCCGTGTCATAGAGCAGCGCATTCCCTATCGTGGCACCCGCTACCCAGAGGTTAACAGGCGCATTGAGCGGCTCATCAACAAACCAGGGCCAGATACCTTCCCTGACTATGGAGATGTACTGCGGGCTGTGGAGAAGGCAGCTGCTCGGCACAGCCTTGGTCTTCCCCGACAGCAGCTCCAGCTCATGGCTCAGGATGCCTTCCGAGACGTGGGCATCAGGTTACAGGAGCGACGTCACCTTGATCTCATCTACAACTTTGGCTGTCACCTCACAGATGACTACAGGCCAG GCATTGACCCTGCACTGTCAGATCCTGCCCTAGCCCGGCGCCTGCGAGAAAACCGGAGCTTGGCTATGAGCCGGCTGGATGAGGTCATCTCCAAATATGCAATGATGCAAGACAAGAGTGAGGAGGGTGAGAGGCAGAAGAGGAGAGCTCGGCTTCCCCAAGCTACCTCTTCCCACTCTACAGACCCCCTCAAAGCCTCCTTGGATTCTGGTGAG GGCCCTAGTGGAATGGCATCCCAGGAGTGCCCTACCACCTCCAAGCCTGAGACAGATGATGAAgaagatgaggaaagtgaagaggaagaggaggaggaagaggaagaagaagaggaggccACAGATTCTGAAGAAGAGGAGGATCTCGAACAGATGCAAGAAGGTCAGGGGGacgatgaagaggaggaggaggaggaggaggaggaggcag gtcAGGATGGAGACAAGAGCCCTATGTCCCCACCACGGATCTCCACTGAAAAGAATCTGGAACCTAGCAAAGGGATCAGCAGGTCTATGGGGGAGCAGCAAAACAAAGAATTCACGGTGTCACCATCATCAGAAGAGCCCTTGGCCCCCTCCAGCATAGATGCTGAAAGCAATGGAGAAAACCTTGAGGAGTTACTCCTGGAGGAAGAGAGCCCTATATCTCAGCTCTTTGAGCTAGAGATCGAAGCCTTGCCCCTGGATACTACCCCTTCCCCTGAGGAGAGGGACAtttcctcttccaggaagcagTCAGAGGAACCTCTCACCACTGTCTTGGAGAATGGAGCAGCCATGGTCACCTCCACTTCCTTCAATGGAGGGGTGTCTCCTCACACCTGGGGAGATTCCTGTCCCCCCTGCAAGAAGTCTCGGAAGGAGAAGGAAACTGGAGCAGAGCCATTAGGAAACAG CTATGTGGAAAGGCAAAGGTCAGTGCAtgaaaagaatggaaggaagataCCTACTCTGCCCAGCCCACCTTCTCCCTTGACTTCCATGGCCCCAGTTGCGGATTCCTCAACGAGGGTGGATTCTCCTAGCCATGGCCTGGTGACCAGCTCCCTCTGTAGCGCATCTCAAGCCCGGTTGTCCCAAACCCCTCATTCACAGCCCTCCAGACCTGGTACCTACAAG ATGAGTGTGGCCACACAGTGCGATCCAGAGGAGATCATCGTGCTCTCAGACTCTGATtag
- the DAXX gene encoding death domain-associated protein 6 isoform X2, with the protein MATANSIIVLDDDDEDEAAAQPGPSHPPPNPASPQAEAPGSSQPHGAGGSSSSGGKKCYKLENEKLFEEFLELCKMQTADHPEVVPFLYNRQQRAHSLFLASAEFCNILSRVLSRAQSRPAKLYVYINELCTVLKAHSAKKKLNLAPAATSSEPSGNNPPTDPSSDPTNAETTASEAPRTRGSRRQIQRLEQLLALYVAEIRRLQEKELDLSELDDPDSTYLQEARLKRKLIRLFGRLCELKDCSSLTGRVIEQRIPYRGTRYPEVNRRIERLINKPGPDTFPDYGDVLRAVEKAAARHSLGLPRQQLQLMAQDAFRDVGIRLQERRHLDLIYNFGCHLTDDYRPGIDPALSDPALARRLRENRSLAMSRLDEVISKYAMMQDKSEEGERQKRRARLPQATSSHSTDPLKASLDSGEGPSGMASQECPTTSKPETDDEEDEESEEEEEEEEEEEEEATDSEEEEDLEQMQEGQGDDEEEEEEEAGQDGDKSPMSPPRISTEKNLEPSKGISRSMGEQQNKEFTVSPSSEEPLAPSSIDAESNGENLEELLLEEESPISQLFELEIEALPLDTTPSPEERDISSSRKQSEEPLTTVLENGAAMVTSTSFNGGVSPHTWGDSCPPCKKSRKEKETGAEPLGNSYVERQRSVHEKNGRKIPTLPSPPSPLTSMAPVADSSTRVDSPSHGLVTSSLCSASQARLSQTPHSQPSRPGTYKMSVATQCDPEEIIVLSDSD; encoded by the exons ATGGCCACCGCTAACAGCATCATCGTGCTGGATGATGATGACGAAGATGAAGCAGCTGCTCAGCCAgggccctcccacccaccccccaatccGGCCTCACCCCAGGCAGAAGCCCCTGGCTCCTCCCAGCCCCATGGGGCTGGAGGAAGCAGTAGTTCTGGCGGCAAGAAATGCTACAAGTTGGAGAATGAGAAGCTGTTTGAAGAG TTCCTTGAACTCTGTAAGATGCAGACAGCAGACCACCCTGAGGTGGTCCCATTCCTCTATAACCGGCAGCAGCGTGCCCACTCTCTGTTTTTGGCTTCGGCGGAGTTCTGCAACATCCTCTCTCGGGTCCTATCCCGGGCCCAGAGCCGGCCAGCTAAGCTCTATGTCTACATTAATGAGCTCTGCACTGTTCTCAAGGCCCATTCAGCCAAGAAGAAGCTGAACCTGGCCCCTGCTGCCACCTCTAGTGAACCCTCTGGGAATAACCCTCCCACAGACCCCTCCTCGGACCCCACAAATGCCGAGACCACTGCCTCTGAGGCACCAAGGACCCGTGGTTCCCGGCGGCAGATCCAGCGCTTGGAGCAGCTGCTAGCGCTCTATGTGGCAGAGATCCGGCGGCTGCAGGAAAAAGAGTTGGATCTCTCAGAATTGGACGACCCAGACTCCACATACCTGCAGGAGGCAAGGTTGAAGCGTAAGCTGATCCGCCTCTTTGGGCGGCTTTGTGAGCTCAAAGACTGCTCTTCCCTGACGGGCCGTGTCATAGAGCAGCGCATTCCCTATCGTGGCACCCGCTACCCAGAGGTTAACAGGCGCATTGAGCGGCTCATCAACAAACCAGGGCCAGATACCTTCCCTGACTATGGAGATGTACTGCGGGCTGTGGAGAAGGCAGCTGCTCGGCACAGCCTTGGTCTTCCCCGACAGCAGCTCCAGCTCATGGCTCAGGATGCCTTCCGAGACGTGGGCATCAGGTTACAGGAGCGACGTCACCTTGATCTCATCTACAACTTTGGCTGTCACCTCACAGATGACTACAGGCCAG GCATTGACCCTGCACTGTCAGATCCTGCCCTAGCCCGGCGCCTGCGAGAAAACCGGAGCTTGGCTATGAGCCGGCTGGATGAGGTCATCTCCAAATATGCAATGATGCAAGACAAGAGTGAGGAGGGTGAGAGGCAGAAGAGGAGAGCTCGGCTTCCCCAAGCTACCTCTTCCCACTCTACAGACCCCCTCAAAGCCTCCTTGGATTCTGGTGAG GGCCCTAGTGGAATGGCATCCCAGGAGTGCCCTACCACCTCCAAGCCTGAGACAGATGATGAAgaagatgaggaaagtgaagaggaagaggaggaggaagaggaagaagaagaggaggccACAGATTCTGAAGAAGAGGAGGATCTCGAACAGATGCAAGAAGGTCAGGGGGacgatgaagaggaggaggaggaggagg caggtcAGGATGGAGACAAGAGCCCTATGTCCCCACCACGGATCTCCACTGAAAAGAATCTGGAACCTAGCAAAGGGATCAGCAGGTCTATGGGGGAGCAGCAAAACAAAGAATTCACGGTGTCACCATCATCAGAAGAGCCCTTGGCCCCCTCCAGCATAGATGCTGAAAGCAATGGAGAAAACCTTGAGGAGTTACTCCTGGAGGAAGAGAGCCCTATATCTCAGCTCTTTGAGCTAGAGATCGAAGCCTTGCCCCTGGATACTACCCCTTCCCCTGAGGAGAGGGACAtttcctcttccaggaagcagTCAGAGGAACCTCTCACCACTGTCTTGGAGAATGGAGCAGCCATGGTCACCTCCACTTCCTTCAATGGAGGGGTGTCTCCTCACACCTGGGGAGATTCCTGTCCCCCCTGCAAGAAGTCTCGGAAGGAGAAGGAAACTGGAGCAGAGCCATTAGGAAACAG CTATGTGGAAAGGCAAAGGTCAGTGCAtgaaaagaatggaaggaagataCCTACTCTGCCCAGCCCACCTTCTCCCTTGACTTCCATGGCCCCAGTTGCGGATTCCTCAACGAGGGTGGATTCTCCTAGCCATGGCCTGGTGACCAGCTCCCTCTGTAGCGCATCTCAAGCCCGGTTGTCCCAAACCCCTCATTCACAGCCCTCCAGACCTGGTACCTACAAG ATGAGTGTGGCCACACAGTGCGATCCAGAGGAGATCATCGTGCTCTCAGACTCTGATtag